From Micromonospora sp. NBC_01699, a single genomic window includes:
- the radA gene encoding DNA repair protein RadA, with the protein MTPPPAPRATPTRSRATAREPRPAYQCDACGHQPPKWVGRCPECGEWGAVIETVVSGPTVAGRVVSSRTPGEPARPIATISAAPAKARPTGIGELDRVLGGGLVPGGVVLLAGEPGVGKSTLLLDVAQQWAAVAGSPSLVVSGEESVSQVRLRAERMGTLHEQLYLAAENDLGAVLGHLDAVKPGLLVLDSVQTIATQASDGVPGGVTQVRAVTAALVSVAKERGIAIVLVGHVTKDGQVAGPRVLEHLVDVVLHFEGDKHSSLRMVRGVKNRFGAADEVGCFEMHEGGISSLADPSGLFLTRYTEPVPGTCVTVAMEGRRALLTEVQALIGATVAGSPRRTVSGLDSARLAMVLAVLQRRTERLTLHDREVFAATVGGIRVVEPAADLAVALAVASGGLNLAIAPNLVAIGEVGLTGEVRRVGAVPRRLAEAARLGFRFALVPQGCGPESTGVSQENMRVLEVTDVRSALQQAARVSAG; encoded by the coding sequence GTGACCCCGCCCCCCGCTCCCCGCGCGACCCCCACGCGTTCCCGAGCCACGGCCCGCGAGCCTCGGCCCGCCTACCAGTGCGACGCCTGTGGGCACCAGCCGCCCAAGTGGGTCGGCCGATGCCCCGAGTGCGGCGAGTGGGGTGCGGTGATCGAGACCGTCGTCAGCGGCCCCACGGTGGCCGGGCGGGTGGTCAGCTCCCGCACGCCGGGTGAGCCGGCCCGACCGATCGCGACCATCAGCGCCGCCCCGGCGAAGGCCCGGCCGACCGGCATCGGTGAGCTGGACCGGGTGCTCGGCGGCGGCCTGGTCCCCGGCGGGGTGGTGCTGCTCGCCGGTGAACCCGGCGTCGGCAAGTCCACCCTCCTGCTCGACGTCGCCCAGCAGTGGGCCGCCGTCGCCGGCAGCCCGTCCCTGGTGGTCAGCGGCGAGGAGTCGGTCAGCCAGGTCCGGCTGCGGGCCGAGCGGATGGGCACCCTGCACGAGCAGCTCTACCTGGCCGCCGAGAACGACCTGGGGGCGGTGCTCGGCCACCTGGACGCGGTAAAACCGGGTCTGCTGGTGCTCGACTCGGTGCAGACCATCGCCACCCAGGCCAGCGACGGGGTGCCCGGTGGGGTGACCCAGGTCCGGGCGGTCACCGCCGCGCTGGTGTCGGTGGCCAAGGAACGCGGCATCGCGATCGTGCTGGTGGGGCACGTCACCAAGGACGGCCAGGTCGCCGGCCCCCGGGTGCTGGAGCACCTGGTCGACGTGGTGCTGCACTTCGAGGGCGACAAGCACTCCTCGCTGCGGATGGTGCGCGGGGTGAAGAACCGGTTCGGTGCCGCCGACGAGGTCGGCTGCTTCGAGATGCACGAGGGCGGGATCAGCAGCCTCGCCGACCCGTCCGGGCTGTTTCTCACCCGCTACACCGAGCCGGTGCCGGGCACCTGTGTGACGGTCGCGATGGAGGGACGCCGGGCCCTGCTCACCGAGGTCCAGGCACTGATCGGGGCGACCGTCGCCGGCTCGCCCCGACGTACGGTCTCCGGGCTCGACTCGGCCCGGCTGGCCATGGTCCTCGCCGTCCTGCAACGGCGTACGGAGCGGCTCACCCTGCACGACCGCGAGGTCTTCGCCGCCACCGTCGGCGGGATCCGGGTGGTCGAGCCGGCAGCCGACCTGGCGGTGGCGCTCGCCGTCGCGTCCGGTGGCCTCAACCTCGCCATCGCGCCGAACCTGGTGGCGATCGGGGAGGTCGGCCTGACCGGCGAGGTACGCCGGGTCGGCGCGGTGCCCCGGCGACTGGCCGAAGCCGCCCGGCTGGGCTTCCGCTTCGCCCTGGTGCCACAGGGCTGCGGACCCGAATCGACCGGTGTGAGCCAGGAGAACATGCGGGTATTGGAGGTCACCGACGTACGATCGGCCCTGCAACAGGCCGCTCGGGTATCCGCCGGGTGA
- the disA gene encoding DNA integrity scanning diadenylate cyclase DisA produces the protein MPTDRDASRSAGASAPARGSAVGSLARTISAGVTVNVPGTTGDPLRANLALMAPGTALRDGLERILRGRTGALIVLGYDKVVETLCTGGFPLDVEFSATRVRELCKMDGAVVLSSDGTRIVRAAVHLMPDPSIPTEESGTRHRTAERVGRQTGYPVISVSQSMRIISLYVNGQRHVLDDSAAILSRANQALATLERYKLRLDEVSGTLSALEIEDLVTVRDAVAVVQRLEMVRRIADEIAGYVVELGTDGRLLALQLDELMAGVDADRTLVIRDYLPTGRKARTLDEALVELDLLTATELIDLVAVAKAIGYAGASDALDAAVSPRGFRLLAKVPRLPAAVVDRLVGHFGSLQQLLGATVEDLQAVDGVGDARARGVREGLSRLAEASILERYV, from the coding sequence GTGCCAACCGACCGCGACGCGAGCAGAAGCGCTGGCGCGAGTGCCCCGGCCCGCGGCAGCGCCGTGGGCTCACTGGCACGCACCATCAGCGCGGGGGTGACCGTGAACGTACCCGGAACCACCGGCGACCCGCTGCGCGCCAATCTCGCGTTGATGGCGCCGGGCACCGCCCTGCGCGACGGCCTGGAACGCATCCTGCGCGGCCGTACCGGCGCGTTGATCGTGCTCGGCTACGACAAGGTCGTCGAGACCCTCTGCACCGGCGGCTTCCCGCTCGACGTCGAGTTCTCCGCGACCCGGGTCCGCGAACTGTGCAAGATGGACGGTGCGGTGGTGCTGTCCAGCGACGGCACCCGGATCGTCCGGGCCGCCGTGCACCTGATGCCCGACCCGTCGATCCCGACCGAGGAGTCCGGCACCCGGCACCGCACCGCGGAACGGGTCGGTCGGCAGACCGGCTACCCGGTCATCTCGGTCAGCCAGTCCATGCGGATCATCAGCCTCTACGTCAACGGCCAGCGGCACGTGCTGGACGACTCGGCCGCGATCCTGTCCCGGGCCAACCAGGCGCTCGCCACCCTTGAGCGCTACAAGCTGCGGCTCGACGAGGTGTCCGGCACCCTGTCCGCGCTGGAGATCGAAGACCTGGTCACCGTACGCGACGCGGTGGCGGTGGTGCAGCGGCTGGAGATGGTGCGCCGGATCGCCGACGAGATCGCCGGCTACGTGGTCGAACTCGGCACCGACGGCCGACTGCTCGCCCTGCAACTGGACGAGCTGATGGCCGGCGTCGACGCCGACCGGACCCTGGTGATCCGCGACTACCTGCCCACCGGGCGCAAGGCCCGCACCCTGGACGAGGCACTGGTCGAACTCGACCTGCTCACCGCCACCGAGCTGATCGACCTGGTCGCGGTGGCGAAGGCGATCGGCTACGCGGGCGCCTCCGACGCACTGGACGCGGCGGTCAGTCCGCGCGGCTTCCGGCTGCTCGCCAAGGTGCCCCGGCTACCCGCTGCGGTGGTCGACCGGCTGGTCGGCCACTTCGGCAGCCTCCAGCAGTTGCTCGGCGCCACCGTCGAGGACCTCCAGGCGGTCGACGGCGTCGGCGACGCGCGCGCCCGTGGCGTACGCGAAGGGCTCTCCCGGCTCGCCGAAGCGTCCATCCTGGAACGGTACGTCTGA
- a CDS encoding peptide deformylase, translating into MVADPGLGGWTVAVLGTVGRVRPVVSAPDPVLSRAGVDVDPTADEVVRLAADLIATMRASPGCVGLAAPQIGVGVRVFAVDVTGHPKAVTVHGTFVLCNATVVEASRWRPGREGCMSVPDLTGDVKRASRLVVTGQLPGTGEPVRLVADGFEARALQHEIDHCAGLLFLDRVAGAHAVYQRKVYL; encoded by the coding sequence ATCGTGGCCGATCCCGGGTTGGGCGGATGGACGGTGGCGGTACTCGGGACGGTGGGGCGGGTACGGCCGGTTGTCTCCGCGCCCGACCCGGTGCTGAGCCGGGCCGGTGTCGACGTCGACCCCACCGCCGACGAGGTGGTACGACTCGCCGCGGACCTGATCGCCACCATGCGCGCCTCGCCCGGCTGTGTTGGGCTGGCGGCGCCGCAGATCGGAGTCGGCGTACGGGTGTTCGCGGTCGACGTGACCGGCCACCCGAAGGCGGTGACCGTGCACGGCACGTTCGTGTTGTGCAACGCGACGGTGGTGGAGGCGAGCCGGTGGCGGCCGGGTCGGGAGGGCTGCATGTCGGTGCCGGATCTGACCGGTGACGTGAAGCGGGCCAGCCGGCTGGTGGTGACCGGTCAGCTACCGGGTACGGGCGAGCCGGTCCGGTTGGTCGCGGACGGCTTCGAGGCGCGGGCGTTACAGCACGAGATCGACCACTGTGCCGGTCTGCTCTTCCTCGACCGGGTGGCCGGCGCACACGCGGTGTACCAACGCAAGGTGTATCTGTGA
- a CDS encoding glycine cleavage system protein R, translating to MSQLAITVIGHDRPGIVADVAEVLARLGANLTDSTMTRLRGHFAMTLICVGPTADEVEAALLPLRADGQLLATVRAVRADGEQPPAGEPYVLAVHGADRLGIVATVTRVLAEYGGNVTDLTTRLTGPLYLIVAEVDLPPGTADPLAARLTEVGAGLDVEVTLRRADSDLL from the coding sequence ATGAGCCAGCTCGCGATCACCGTCATCGGTCATGACCGGCCCGGCATCGTGGCCGATGTGGCGGAGGTGCTGGCCCGGCTCGGTGCCAACCTGACCGACTCGACCATGACCCGGTTGCGCGGGCACTTCGCGATGACCCTGATCTGCGTCGGCCCGACCGCCGACGAGGTCGAGGCCGCGTTGCTCCCGCTGCGCGCGGACGGTCAACTGCTGGCCACCGTACGGGCGGTGCGGGCGGACGGGGAGCAGCCACCGGCCGGCGAACCGTACGTGCTCGCGGTCCACGGCGCCGACCGTCTCGGCATCGTCGCCACGGTGACCCGGGTGCTCGCCGAGTACGGCGGCAACGTCACCGACCTGACCACCCGACTCACCGGGCCGCTCTATCTGATCGTGGCCGAGGTGGACCTGCCGCCCGGCACCGCCGACCCGCTCGCGGCCCGGCTGACCGAGGTGGGCGCCGGCCTGGACGTCGAGGTGACCCTGCGCCGAGCCGATTCGGACCTGTTGTGA
- a CDS encoding A/G-specific adenine glycosylase, giving the protein MSEPTLATVAIRWYDENARDLPWREPDVTAWAVLVSEVMLQQTPVVRVLPAWRAWLTRWPGPAELAADPPGEAIRMWGRLGYPRRALRLRDCAVALVERHAGEVPTDLAALLSLPGIGDYTARAVLAFAYGQRHPVVDTNVRRLVARAVAGAADAGPATRPSDLVATAELLPEKPAEAARASAAFMELGALICTARAPRCVDCPLAERCAWRASGAPAPTGPTRRPQRYAGTDRQVRGLLLAVLRDATAPVPLAQLDLVWPDPTQRTRALTSLIDDGLVTPLPNTTYTLPLSSPLPLPSPLPPPLSSSI; this is encoded by the coding sequence ATGTCCGAACCAACCCTCGCCACCGTGGCCATCCGGTGGTACGACGAGAACGCGCGCGACCTGCCGTGGCGAGAGCCCGATGTCACCGCCTGGGCGGTGCTGGTCAGCGAGGTCATGTTGCAGCAGACCCCGGTCGTACGGGTCCTGCCCGCCTGGCGTGCCTGGCTGACCCGCTGGCCCGGGCCGGCCGAACTCGCCGCCGATCCACCGGGCGAGGCGATCAGGATGTGGGGACGGCTCGGCTACCCCCGTCGGGCGCTGCGGCTGCGCGACTGTGCGGTGGCACTGGTCGAACGGCACGCTGGCGAGGTGCCGACCGACCTGGCCGCCCTGCTCTCCCTGCCCGGCATCGGCGACTACACCGCGCGGGCGGTGCTCGCGTTCGCGTACGGGCAGCGGCACCCGGTGGTGGACACGAACGTACGGCGGCTGGTGGCTCGGGCGGTGGCCGGTGCCGCCGATGCCGGGCCGGCAACCCGCCCGTCCGACCTGGTCGCCACGGCGGAACTGCTGCCGGAGAAGCCGGCCGAGGCGGCTCGGGCAAGCGCGGCGTTCATGGAACTCGGGGCGCTGATCTGCACCGCCCGCGCCCCCCGGTGCGTGGACTGCCCACTCGCCGAGCGGTGCGCCTGGCGTGCCTCGGGCGCACCCGCGCCAACCGGCCCGACGCGCCGCCCACAGCGCTACGCCGGCACCGACCGCCAGGTACGCGGCCTACTGCTGGCGGTGCTACGGGACGCGACCGCCCCCGTACCCCTCGCCCAACTCGACCTCGTCTGGCCCGACCCCACCCAACGAACCCGCGCCCTAACCTCCCTCATCGACGACGGCCTAGTGACCCCCCTCCCCAACACCACCTACACCCTCCCCCTCTCCTCCCCCCTCCCCCTGCCCTCCCCCCTCCCCCCACCTCTCTCCTCGTCGATCTAG
- a CDS encoding ATP-dependent Clp protease ATP-binding subunit yields MFERFTDRARRVVVLAQEEARMLNHNYIGTEHILLGLIHEGEGVAAKALESLGISLEGVRQQVEEIIGQGQQAPSGHIPFTPRAKKVLELSLREALQLGHNYIGTEHILLGLIREGEGVAAQVLVKLGADLNRVRQQVIQLLSGYQGKEPAAAGAAPGEAAPSTSLVLDQFGRNLTQAAREGKLDPVIGREKEIERVMQVLSRRTKNNPVLIGEPGVGKTAVVEGLSQRIIKGEVPETLKDKQLYTLDLGALVAGSRYRGDFEERLKKVLKEIRTRGDIILFIDEIHTLVGAGAAEGAIDAASILKPMLARGELQTIGATTLDEYRKHLEKDAALERRFQPIQVGEPSLAHTIEILKGLRDRYEAHHRVSITDAALVAAATLADRYISDRFLPDKAIDLIDEAGARMRIRRMTAPPDLRDFDERIAQVRRDKESAIDAQDFERAAQLRDKEKQLLGQKAQREKEWKAGDLDVVSEVDDEQIAEVLANWTGIPVYKLTEEETSRLLRMEDELHKRVVGQEDAVKAVSKAIRRTRAGLKDPKRPSGSFIFAGPSGVGKTELSKALAEFLFGSEDALIQLDMSEFHDRYTVSRLVGAPPGYVGYDEGGQLTEKVRRRPFSVVLFDEIEKAHPDVFNTLLQILEDGRLTDGQGRIVDFKNTVIILTTNLGTRDVAKAVSLGFQASEDSESNYERMKQKVNDELKQHFRPEFLNRIDDTIVFHQLNQNEILHIVDIMIQRIEAQLRNKDMGLELTDNAKKYLAKKGFDPVLGARPLRRTIQRDIEDNLSERILFNELTPGQIVVVDCEGDPENIDKSKLVFRGAEKPVPVPDAVPADLGNTAPAGADE; encoded by the coding sequence ATGTTCGAGCGGTTCACCGACCGAGCGCGGCGGGTTGTCGTCCTGGCTCAAGAAGAAGCCCGGATGCTCAACCACAACTACATCGGTACGGAACACATCCTGTTGGGTCTCATCCACGAGGGCGAAGGCGTCGCCGCGAAGGCTCTGGAGAGCCTCGGCATCTCCCTGGAGGGCGTCCGCCAGCAGGTCGAGGAAATCATCGGCCAGGGTCAGCAGGCGCCGAGTGGGCACATCCCGTTCACGCCGCGGGCCAAGAAGGTGCTGGAGCTGTCCCTGCGCGAAGCGCTACAGCTCGGCCACAACTACATCGGTACGGAGCACATCCTGCTCGGTCTGATCCGCGAGGGTGAGGGCGTCGCCGCCCAGGTGCTGGTCAAGCTCGGCGCCGACCTGAACCGGGTCCGCCAGCAGGTGATCCAGCTCCTCTCCGGCTACCAGGGCAAGGAGCCGGCCGCGGCCGGAGCCGCGCCGGGTGAGGCCGCGCCGTCGACCAGCCTCGTGCTGGACCAGTTCGGCCGGAACCTGACCCAGGCCGCCCGCGAGGGCAAGCTCGACCCGGTCATCGGGCGCGAGAAGGAAATCGAGCGGGTCATGCAGGTGCTGTCCCGCCGTACCAAGAACAACCCCGTCCTGATCGGCGAGCCCGGGGTCGGTAAGACCGCGGTCGTCGAGGGGCTGTCCCAGCGGATCATCAAGGGCGAGGTGCCGGAGACGCTCAAGGACAAGCAGCTCTACACGCTTGACCTGGGTGCCCTGGTGGCCGGTTCGCGCTACCGCGGTGACTTCGAGGAGCGCCTCAAGAAGGTGCTCAAGGAGATCCGCACCCGCGGGGACATCATCCTGTTCATCGACGAGATCCACACGCTGGTCGGCGCTGGCGCCGCCGAGGGTGCGATCGACGCGGCCAGCATCCTCAAGCCGATGCTGGCCCGTGGCGAGTTGCAGACCATCGGTGCCACCACGCTCGACGAATACCGCAAGCACCTGGAGAAGGACGCGGCGCTTGAGCGCCGGTTCCAGCCGATCCAGGTGGGTGAGCCGTCGCTGGCCCACACCATCGAGATCCTCAAGGGTCTGCGTGACCGGTACGAGGCCCACCACCGGGTGAGCATCACCGACGCCGCGTTGGTCGCGGCGGCCACGCTGGCCGACCGGTACATCTCGGACCGCTTCCTGCCGGACAAGGCGATCGACCTGATCGACGAGGCCGGTGCCCGGATGCGCATCCGCCGGATGACCGCGCCGCCAGACCTGCGGGACTTCGACGAGCGCATCGCGCAGGTGCGTCGGGACAAGGAATCCGCCATCGACGCGCAGGACTTCGAGCGCGCCGCGCAGCTGCGGGACAAGGAGAAGCAGCTGCTCGGCCAGAAGGCCCAGCGGGAGAAGGAGTGGAAGGCCGGCGACCTGGACGTCGTGTCCGAGGTCGACGACGAGCAGATCGCCGAGGTCCTGGCGAACTGGACCGGCATCCCGGTCTACAAGCTGACCGAGGAGGAGACCTCCCGGCTGCTCCGCATGGAGGACGAGCTGCACAAGCGGGTCGTCGGCCAGGAGGACGCGGTCAAGGCGGTGTCCAAGGCGATCCGGCGTACCCGCGCCGGGCTGAAGGACCCGAAGCGGCCCTCCGGCTCGTTCATCTTCGCCGGCCCGTCGGGTGTGGGTAAGACCGAGCTGTCCAAGGCGCTCGCCGAGTTCCTCTTCGGCAGCGAGGACGCCCTCATCCAGCTGGACATGTCCGAGTTCCACGACCGCTACACGGTGTCCCGGCTCGTCGGTGCGCCCCCCGGATACGTCGGTTACGACGAGGGTGGGCAGCTGACCGAGAAGGTGCGTCGGCGGCCGTTCTCGGTGGTTCTCTTCGACGAGATCGAGAAGGCCCACCCGGACGTGTTCAACACGCTCCTCCAGATCCTGGAGGACGGTCGGCTCACCGACGGTCAGGGCCGGATCGTGGACTTCAAGAACACGGTCATCATCCTGACCACCAACCTGGGTACGCGGGACGTCGCCAAGGCGGTGTCGCTGGGCTTCCAGGCCTCTGAGGATTCCGAATCGAACTACGAGCGGATGAAGCAGAAGGTCAACGACGAGCTCAAGCAGCACTTCCGGCCGGAGTTCCTCAACCGGATCGACGACACCATCGTCTTCCACCAGCTCAACCAGAACGAGATCCTGCACATCGTCGACATCATGATCCAGCGGATCGAAGCTCAGCTCCGCAACAAGGACATGGGGCTCGAACTCACCGACAACGCCAAGAAGTACCTGGCGAAGAAGGGGTTCGACCCGGTGCTGGGTGCCCGGCCGCTACGCCGGACGATCCAGCGTGATATCGAGGACAACCTGTCCGAGCGGATCCTGTTCAACGAGCTGACCCCCGGTCAGATCGTGGTGGTGGACTGCGAGGGCGACCCGGAGAACATCGACAAGTCCAAGCTCGTGTTCCGCGGCGCGGAGAAGCCGGTGCCGGTGCCCGACGCGGTGCCCGCCGACCTCGGCAACACCGCCCCCGCAGGCGCAGACGAGTAA
- a CDS encoding histone-like nucleoid-structuring protein Lsr2 produces the protein MAKQIIHKLVDDLDGGDADETVKFSLDGVQYEIDLSKKNAGKLRDLFSPYVASGSKVGRGGVVVGGRAARGRGGATADREQNKAIRAWAKKEGRDISDRGRIPQEIVDEYHAKAGR, from the coding sequence GTGGCCAAGCAGATCATTCACAAGCTTGTCGATGACCTTGACGGCGGCGACGCGGACGAGACCGTCAAGTTCTCGCTCGACGGCGTTCAGTACGAGATCGACCTGTCGAAGAAGAACGCCGGGAAATTGCGGGACCTATTCTCGCCGTACGTCGCGTCCGGCTCGAAGGTCGGCCGTGGCGGCGTCGTCGTCGGCGGCCGGGCGGCTCGGGGGCGCGGGGGCGCCACCGCGGACCGGGAGCAGAACAAGGCGATCCGGGCCTGGGCCAAGAAGGAAGGCCGGGACATCTCCGACCGGGGGCGCATCCCGCAGGAGATCGTCGACGAGTACCACGCCAAGGCCGGCCGCTGA
- the lysS gene encoding lysine--tRNA ligase, protein MRVRREKRDRLLADGVEPYPVGYPRTATLAEVRARYVDLATDSQTGDTVAVTGRVIFVRNSGKLCFATLRDGDGTELQAMISLDRVGAERLEEWKRQVDLGDHIGVTGEVITSRRGELSVLAESWKITAKALRPLPVAHKPLSEEARVRQRYVDLIVRPQARETVRTRATAVRSLRDSLHARSFVEVETPMLQLLHGGATARPFVTHSNALSTDLYLRIAPELYLKRAVVGGIDRVFEINRNFRNEGIDSSHSPEFAMLEMYEAYGDYDTMAKLTRELVQEAAYAVAGSHVVTHADGAELDLGGQWRTTTLFGSLSEALGEEVTVSTDRAQLVRYAEKIGLGVDPKWVPGKLAEELFEELVVPGLREPTFVRDYPEDTSPLVRAHREQPGLTEKWDLYALGFELGTGYSELVDPVVQRARLLAQAQLGAKGDDEAMRLDEDFLRALEYGMPPSGGVGIGIDRLLMTLTGLGIRETILFPLIRAE, encoded by the coding sequence ATGCGGGTCCGGCGGGAGAAGCGGGACCGCCTGCTCGCCGACGGCGTCGAGCCGTACCCGGTGGGTTATCCGCGTACCGCGACCCTGGCCGAGGTCCGGGCCCGGTACGTCGACCTGGCCACCGACAGCCAGACCGGGGACACCGTCGCGGTGACCGGCCGGGTGATCTTCGTACGGAACAGCGGCAAGCTCTGCTTCGCCACCCTGCGCGACGGCGACGGCACCGAACTCCAGGCGATGATCTCCCTGGACCGGGTCGGGGCGGAGCGGCTCGAAGAGTGGAAGCGCCAGGTCGACCTCGGTGACCACATCGGCGTGACCGGTGAAGTGATCACCAGCCGGCGTGGCGAGTTGTCCGTGCTCGCCGAGTCCTGGAAGATCACGGCGAAGGCTCTGCGACCCCTGCCGGTGGCGCACAAGCCGCTCAGCGAGGAGGCACGGGTCCGGCAGCGTTATGTCGACCTGATCGTCCGGCCGCAGGCCCGTGAGACCGTTCGGACCAGGGCGACCGCCGTACGGAGCCTGCGCGATTCCCTGCACGCCCGCAGTTTCGTCGAGGTCGAAACCCCGATGCTCCAGTTGCTGCACGGCGGGGCCACCGCCCGGCCATTCGTGACGCACAGCAATGCGCTGAGCACCGACCTGTACCTTCGAATCGCGCCCGAGCTTTATCTGAAGCGCGCCGTGGTCGGCGGCATCGACCGGGTCTTCGAGATCAACCGTAACTTCCGTAATGAGGGCATCGACTCCTCGCACTCTCCCGAGTTCGCGATGCTGGAGATGTACGAGGCATACGGCGACTACGACACTATGGCCAAGCTCACCAGGGAACTGGTGCAGGAGGCGGCGTACGCGGTGGCCGGCTCGCACGTCGTGACGCACGCCGACGGGGCCGAGTTGGACCTGGGCGGCCAGTGGCGTACGACGACGCTCTTCGGGTCGCTATCGGAGGCCCTCGGCGAGGAGGTGACGGTCTCGACCGATCGGGCCCAGCTCGTCCGGTACGCCGAAAAAATTGGCCTCGGAGTCGATCCGAAGTGGGTGCCGGGCAAGCTCGCCGAGGAGCTGTTCGAGGAACTGGTGGTGCCCGGACTGCGTGAGCCGACGTTCGTACGGGACTACCCGGAGGACACCAGCCCGCTCGTCCGCGCCCACCGTGAGCAGCCAGGACTCACCGAAAAATGGGACCTGTACGCGCTCGGATTCGAACTCGGCACGGGCTACTCGGAACTGGTCGACCCGGTGGTGCAGCGGGCCCGGCTGCTCGCCCAGGCGCAACTCGGGGCGAAGGGCGACGACGAGGCAATGCGCCTGGACGAGGACTTCCTCCGCGCCTTGGAGTACGGAATGCCGCCCTCCGGCGGCGTCGGAATTGGAATCGACCGGCTGCTGATGACCCTCACCGGCCTCGGAATTCGGGAAACCATCCTCTTCCCCTTGATCCGCGCGGAGTAG
- a CDS encoding class I SAM-dependent methyltransferase translates to MTDLDQALSFGAAAQTYDRFRPAYPLAALTWAVDAAEPVRVVDLAAGTGILTRQLLGLGHSVVPVEPDEGMRTQLAAATPGTTALAGSAEAVPLPDGDADVIMTGQAYHWFDRDRAHAEAARVLRPGGRFAPIWNSRDESVTWVAALSRLLADFAGKPSVDTAPELSTFGDRFEPLQRAEFSHAVSQTADSLVGLVRTRSYYLTATRQRQRELEAAVRDLALHHPDLVGREAFDLPYRTTVYRARRR, encoded by the coding sequence GTGACTGATCTTGATCAGGCGCTGTCGTTCGGCGCCGCCGCGCAGACCTACGACCGTTTCCGTCCGGCGTACCCGCTGGCCGCGCTGACCTGGGCCGTCGACGCCGCCGAGCCGGTCCGGGTGGTGGACCTCGCCGCCGGAACCGGCATCCTGACCCGGCAACTGCTCGGGCTGGGACACAGCGTCGTACCGGTCGAGCCGGACGAGGGGATGCGGACCCAGCTGGCCGCCGCCACCCCGGGCACGACGGCGCTGGCCGGCAGCGCCGAGGCGGTGCCACTGCCGGACGGCGACGCGGATGTGATCATGACCGGGCAGGCGTACCACTGGTTCGACCGCGACCGCGCGCACGCCGAGGCGGCCCGGGTGCTGCGCCCCGGCGGACGCTTCGCCCCGATCTGGAACAGCCGGGACGAGTCGGTGACATGGGTGGCCGCGCTGAGCCGGCTGCTGGCCGACTTCGCCGGCAAGCCGAGCGTGGACACCGCACCGGAGCTGAGCACCTTCGGCGACCGCTTCGAGCCGCTACAGCGGGCCGAGTTCTCGCACGCGGTCAGCCAGACCGCCGACAGCCTGGTCGGCCTGGTCCGCACCCGCTCCTACTACCTGACCGCCACCCGGCAGCGGCAACGCGAGCTCGAAGCGGCCGTACGCGATCTGGCCCTGCACCACCCCGACCTGGTCGGCCGGGAAGCCTTCGACCTGCCCTACCGGACCACCGTCTACCGGGCCCGCCGCCGCTGA
- a CDS encoding type III pantothenate kinase, with the protein MLLCIDIGNTNTVLATFDGDKLAHSWRIKTDARSTADELGLKFRGLLAGDAVEITGVAACSTVPAALRSLRSMLARYYADVPSVIVEPGVKTGVQLAIDNPKEVGADRVVNTLAAYTIYGGPSIVVDFGTTTNFDVISGRGEFLGGAFAPGIEISFDALAARAAQLRKVEPTKPRSVIGKNTVECLQSGLYFGFAGQVDRIVERMTQELGEVRAVIATGGLAPLVIGECATITHHEPMITLIGLRMVYERNL; encoded by the coding sequence ATGCTGCTCTGCATCGACATCGGTAACACCAACACCGTTCTGGCGACGTTCGACGGGGACAAACTGGCCCACTCGTGGCGGATCAAGACCGATGCCCGGTCCACCGCCGACGAGCTGGGCCTGAAGTTCCGTGGGCTGCTCGCCGGTGACGCGGTCGAGATCACCGGGGTGGCCGCCTGTTCGACCGTACCGGCGGCGCTGCGGTCGTTGCGCAGCATGCTGGCCCGGTACTACGCCGACGTACCGAGCGTGATCGTGGAGCCGGGGGTGAAGACCGGGGTGCAGCTCGCGATCGACAACCCCAAGGAGGTCGGCGCCGACCGGGTGGTGAACACCCTGGCCGCGTACACGATCTACGGGGGTCCGTCGATCGTGGTCGACTTCGGCACCACCACCAACTTCGACGTGATCAGTGGGCGGGGGGAGTTCCTCGGCGGGGCGTTCGCGCCCGGCATCGAGATCTCCTTCGACGCGCTCGCCGCCCGCGCCGCCCAACTGCGCAAGGTCGAGCCGACCAAGCCGCGTTCGGTGATCGGCAAGAACACCGTCGAGTGCCTCCAGTCGGGGCTCTACTTCGGCTTCGCCGGGCAGGTGGACCGGATCGTCGAGCGGATGACCCAGGAGTTGGGTGAGGTGCGCGCGGTGATCGCCACCGGTGGGCTGGCCCCGCTGGTCATCGGCGAGTGCGCCACGATCACCCACCACGAGCCGATGATCACCCTGATCGGCCTGCGGATGGTCTACGAGCGCAACCTCTGA